The proteins below are encoded in one region of Tomitella fengzijianii:
- the dapB gene encoding 4-hydroxy-tetrahydrodipicolinate reductase gives MAIRVGVVGSDGRVGQAICHAVDKADGLELVARIDKDDALQGLVDSGAEVIVDFTHPDVVMGTLEFAVAHGIHAVVGTTGFDETRLEQVRAWLADAPRVSVLIAPNFAIGAVLSMLFAQQAARFYDSVEVIELHHPHKADAPSGTADRTARLVAQARREAGLPAESPDATTKALEGARGADVDGVRVHSVRLAGLVAHQEVLLGTEGETLTIRHDSIDRGSFAPGVLLGVRRAQSRPGLTVGLENLLDL, from the coding sequence GTGGCGATTCGCGTCGGCGTTGTGGGGTCGGACGGACGGGTGGGGCAGGCGATCTGCCACGCCGTCGACAAGGCGGACGGCCTGGAGCTCGTGGCGCGCATCGACAAGGACGACGCGCTGCAAGGGCTGGTGGACTCCGGTGCGGAGGTCATCGTGGATTTCACGCACCCGGACGTGGTGATGGGCACCCTCGAGTTCGCGGTCGCCCACGGCATCCACGCGGTGGTGGGCACCACCGGTTTCGACGAGACGCGTCTCGAGCAGGTGCGCGCCTGGCTCGCGGACGCCCCCCGGGTGAGCGTGCTGATCGCCCCCAACTTCGCCATCGGCGCGGTGCTGTCGATGCTCTTCGCGCAGCAGGCGGCGCGCTTCTACGACTCCGTCGAGGTCATCGAGCTGCATCACCCGCATAAGGCCGACGCCCCCTCCGGCACCGCCGACCGCACGGCGCGGCTGGTGGCGCAGGCCCGTCGGGAGGCGGGACTGCCCGCGGAGTCGCCCGACGCCACCACCAAGGCGCTCGAGGGCGCGCGGGGCGCGGACGTCGACGGGGTCCGGGTCCACTCGGTGCGCCTCGCCGGGCTGGTGGCGCACCAGGAGGTTCTGCTGGGCACAGAGGGGGAGACGCTGACGATCCGGCACGATTCGATCGACCGCGGCTCCTTCGCCCCGGGCGTCCTCCTCGGTGTGCGCCGGGCGCAGTCGCGTCCGGGGCTCACCGTGGGCCTCGAGAACCTGCTGGACCTGTGA
- a CDS encoding M16 family metallopeptidase, with translation MRVVTERLPGVRSAAVGLWVGVGSRDEWPDEEGAAHFLEHLLFKRTPTRTAQSVAVEMDAVGGELNAFTTKEYTCFYAHVLDEDAALAIDVVADVALRGECAAADVDLEREVVLEEIAMREDDPEDLAGDLLVEAVLGGHPLARPVIGSDGSIESMTADRIRGFHRGRYRPESMVLAVAGNITHDEVVRHARAATGADAAASAAPAPVRSGRAAAADSGRLVVHPHDGEQVHLAIGIPTFGRSEGELRWPLAVLNHAVGGGLSSRLFQEIRESRGLAYSVYSSIETYADAGVFSVYAGCRPDNLAAVADQVRRILESIGRDGLGEDECARSRGALRGGMVLGLEDSGARMNRLGAGELARGYHVPLSESLDRIAAVTREDVRAVAAELLRRPRSAVVVGPFEDEAELPAELFAAVGRARPSPRR, from the coding sequence ATGCGCGTGGTGACCGAGCGGCTGCCCGGCGTCCGGTCGGCGGCGGTGGGGCTGTGGGTGGGGGTCGGTTCGCGTGACGAATGGCCCGACGAGGAGGGCGCGGCGCACTTCCTCGAGCACCTGCTGTTCAAGCGCACGCCCACGCGCACAGCGCAGTCGGTCGCGGTGGAGATGGACGCCGTGGGCGGCGAGCTCAACGCGTTCACCACCAAGGAGTACACGTGCTTCTACGCGCATGTGCTGGACGAGGACGCAGCCCTGGCCATCGACGTGGTCGCCGACGTCGCGTTGCGCGGAGAATGCGCCGCGGCCGACGTGGACCTCGAGCGCGAGGTGGTGCTCGAGGAGATCGCGATGCGCGAGGACGACCCCGAGGACCTCGCGGGAGACCTGCTCGTCGAGGCCGTCCTGGGCGGGCACCCGCTGGCCCGGCCGGTCATCGGCTCCGACGGCTCGATCGAGTCGATGACCGCCGACCGGATCCGCGGATTCCACCGGGGACGCTATCGGCCGGAGTCGATGGTGCTGGCGGTGGCGGGCAACATCACGCACGACGAAGTGGTCCGGCATGCGCGCGCGGCCACCGGTGCGGACGCCGCGGCGTCCGCCGCCCCGGCGCCGGTCCGGTCCGGACGCGCTGCGGCGGCGGACAGCGGGCGGCTCGTCGTCCATCCGCACGACGGCGAGCAGGTGCATCTGGCGATCGGCATCCCCACCTTCGGCCGGAGCGAGGGGGAGCTGCGCTGGCCGCTCGCCGTTCTCAACCACGCCGTCGGCGGCGGCCTGAGCTCGCGGCTCTTCCAGGAGATCCGCGAGTCCCGGGGCCTGGCGTACTCGGTGTACTCGAGCATCGAGACGTACGCGGACGCCGGGGTGTTCTCGGTGTATGCAGGGTGCCGGCCGGACAACCTGGCCGCGGTCGCGGACCAGGTGCGGCGGATCCTCGAGTCGATTGGCCGCGACGGGCTCGGCGAGGACGAATGCGCCCGCAGCCGGGGCGCCCTGCGGGGCGGAATGGTGCTGGGGCTGGAGGATTCCGGTGCGCGGATGAACAGGCTCGGTGCCGGTGAACTCGCCCGCGGATACCACGTGCCGCTCTCGGAGAGCCTCGACAGGATCGCGGCCGTCACCCGTGAGGACGTCCGGGCCGTCGCCGCGGAGCTGCTGCGCCGGCCGCGCAGCGCGGTGGTGGTGGGCCCGTTCGAGGATGAGGCGGAGCTGCCCGCCGAGCTGTTCGCCGCGGTCGGCCGGGCGCGCCCGTCTCCCCGGCGGTGA
- a CDS encoding polyribonucleotide nucleotidyltransferase, which produces MSENEYLDEGVYEATAVIDNGAFGTRNIRFETGRLAKQAAGSVVAYLDEETMLLSATSASKQPKDNLDFFPLTVDVEERMYAAGRIPGSFFRREGRPSTDAILTCRLIDRPLRPTFTDGLRNEIQVVITVMSLNPQDQYDVVAINAASASTQIAGLPFSGPVGGVRVALVTSESNPAGQWVAFPTVEQLESSVFNMVVAGRIVTPASGSTPADVAIMMVEAGASDHAISQIEAGAQAPNESVVAQGLEAAKPFIAELCRAQQELAASAAKPTGDYPLFPAYQDDVFAAVESAAADKLSQALTIAGKQDRDDRTDEIKAELLEAVGPQFEGREKEVGAAFRSLTKQLVRRRIITDHFRIDGRGVTDIRSLSAEVAVVPRAHGSALFERGETQIMGVTTLDMVKMAQQIDSLGPEKSKRYMHHYNFPPYSTGETGRVGSPKRREIGHGALAERALIPVLPSVEEFPYAIRQVSEALGSNGSTSMGSVCASTLGLFNAGVPLKAPVAGIAMGLVSDTVDGETRYVALTDILGAEDAFGDMDFKVAGTKDFVTALQLDTKLDGIPSQVLAGALTQAKDARMTILDVMAEAIDAPDEMSPYAPRVTTVKVPVDKIGEVIGPKGKMINSITEETGANISIEDDGTVYVGAADGPSAEAAIDKINAIANPQLPKVGERFLGTVVKTTAFGAFVSLLPGRDGLVHISKLGQGKRVNKVEDVVNVGTKIRVEIADIDNRGKISLVPVDETDADQAAGAATAEASAE; this is translated from the coding sequence ATGAGCGAAAACGAATACCTCGATGAGGGCGTGTACGAGGCGACCGCCGTCATCGACAACGGTGCTTTCGGCACCCGCAACATCCGCTTCGAGACGGGGCGGCTGGCCAAGCAGGCGGCCGGCTCGGTCGTGGCGTACCTGGACGAGGAGACGATGCTGCTGTCGGCCACCTCGGCCTCCAAGCAGCCCAAGGACAACCTCGACTTCTTCCCCCTCACGGTGGACGTGGAGGAGCGCATGTATGCGGCGGGCCGCATCCCCGGCTCGTTCTTCCGCCGCGAGGGGCGTCCGTCGACCGACGCGATCCTCACCTGCCGCCTGATCGACCGTCCGCTGCGCCCCACCTTCACCGACGGGCTGCGCAACGAGATCCAGGTCGTCATCACCGTGATGAGCCTGAACCCGCAGGACCAGTACGACGTGGTGGCGATCAACGCCGCGTCCGCGTCGACGCAGATCGCCGGCCTGCCGTTCTCCGGCCCCGTCGGCGGCGTGCGCGTCGCGCTCGTCACCTCGGAGTCCAACCCGGCGGGGCAGTGGGTCGCGTTCCCCACCGTCGAGCAGCTCGAGAGCTCCGTGTTCAACATGGTGGTCGCGGGCCGCATCGTCACGCCCGCCAGCGGGTCCACCCCGGCGGACGTCGCCATCATGATGGTCGAGGCCGGAGCGAGCGACCACGCGATCAGCCAGATAGAGGCCGGCGCGCAGGCGCCCAACGAGTCCGTCGTCGCGCAGGGGCTCGAAGCGGCCAAGCCGTTCATCGCCGAGCTGTGCCGCGCCCAGCAGGAGCTCGCAGCGTCGGCGGCCAAGCCCACCGGCGACTACCCGCTGTTCCCTGCGTACCAGGACGACGTTTTCGCCGCGGTCGAGTCCGCCGCCGCCGACAAGCTGTCGCAGGCGTTGACCATCGCCGGCAAGCAGGACCGCGACGACCGCACCGACGAGATCAAGGCGGAGCTGCTCGAGGCCGTGGGCCCGCAGTTCGAGGGCCGCGAGAAGGAGGTCGGCGCGGCGTTCCGCTCGCTCACCAAGCAGCTGGTGCGCCGTCGGATCATCACCGACCACTTCCGCATCGACGGCCGCGGCGTCACCGACATCCGCTCGCTGTCCGCCGAGGTCGCGGTGGTGCCGCGGGCGCACGGCAGCGCGCTGTTCGAGCGGGGCGAGACGCAGATCATGGGCGTCACCACGCTGGACATGGTCAAGATGGCCCAGCAGATCGACTCGCTGGGACCGGAGAAGTCCAAGCGGTACATGCACCACTACAACTTCCCCCCGTACTCCACCGGTGAGACCGGCCGGGTCGGGTCGCCCAAGCGCCGCGAGATCGGCCACGGCGCGCTGGCGGAGCGGGCCCTGATCCCCGTGCTCCCCAGCGTCGAGGAGTTCCCGTACGCCATCCGTCAGGTCTCCGAGGCTCTCGGGTCCAACGGTTCGACGTCCATGGGCTCGGTGTGCGCGTCGACGCTGGGCCTGTTCAACGCGGGCGTGCCGCTGAAGGCGCCGGTCGCGGGCATCGCGATGGGCCTGGTGTCCGACACGGTCGACGGCGAGACCCGCTACGTGGCGCTCACCGACATCCTCGGAGCCGAGGACGCGTTCGGCGACATGGACTTCAAGGTCGCCGGCACGAAGGACTTCGTCACCGCACTGCAGCTGGACACCAAGCTCGACGGCATCCCGTCGCAGGTGCTGGCCGGTGCGCTGACGCAGGCCAAGGACGCGCGCATGACCATCCTGGACGTGATGGCCGAGGCCATCGACGCCCCGGACGAGATGAGCCCGTACGCGCCGCGCGTCACCACGGTCAAGGTCCCGGTGGACAAGATCGGCGAGGTGATCGGGCCCAAGGGCAAGATGATCAACTCGATCACCGAGGAGACCGGCGCCAACATCTCCATCGAGGACGACGGCACGGTGTACGTCGGTGCCGCGGACGGCCCGTCCGCGGAGGCGGCGATCGACAAGATCAACGCGATCGCCAACCCGCAGCTGCCCAAGGTGGGCGAGCGCTTCCTCGGCACGGTGGTCAAGACCACCGCGTTCGGCGCGTTCGTCTCGCTGCTGCCGGGGCGCGACGGCCTGGTGCACATCTCCAAACTCGGCCAGGGCAAGCGCGTGAACAAGGTCGAGGACGTCGTGAACGTGGGCACCAAGATCCGTGTGGAGATCGCCGACATCGACAACCGGGGCAAGATCAGCCTCGTCCCGGTCGACGAGACCGACGCCGATCAGGCGGCCGGCGCGGCAACCGCGGAGGCCTCCGCTGAGTAG
- the rpsO gene encoding 30S ribosomal protein S15: MALTTDEKKQVLTEYGLHETDTGSPEAQVALLTKRIVGLTEHLKEHKHDHHSRRGLLLLVGRRRRLLKYLQQVDINRYRALIERLGLRR; the protein is encoded by the coding sequence GTGGCATTGACCACCGATGAGAAGAAGCAGGTCCTCACCGAGTACGGCCTGCATGAGACGGACACCGGGTCGCCTGAGGCGCAGGTCGCGCTGCTGACCAAGCGCATCGTCGGACTCACCGAGCACCTCAAGGAGCACAAGCACGACCACCACTCGCGTCGTGGTCTGCTCCTGCTGGTCGGCCGCCGTCGCCGTCTGCTCAAGTACCTCCAGCAGGTGGACATCAACCGGTACCGCGCGCTGATCGAGCGCCTGGGACTGCGTCGCTGA
- a CDS encoding bifunctional riboflavin kinase/FAD synthetase: MLKWRGLDDIPADWGRCVVTIGVFDGVHRGHRDLIGAAVEAARRRGIRSVLMTFDPHPSEVIRPGSHPAQLSTLARRAELAGELGIDVFFVLPFGQELSKLSPERFVHELLVERLHVTEVVVGDNFGFGHKAAGDVAVLTELGERFGFTVRGVPLLSEDEVTVSSTYVRSCVAAGDVEAARAALGRPHRVEGVVVRGQRRGRDLGYPTANVDSAPFTAIPADGVYAAWFTRYGYDTGDDALAAGVPYPAAVSVGTNPTFSGQVRTVEAFVLDKDVDLYGQHVAVDFVARIRPMEPFDSVEALIEAMGGDVERARDALADDGAAR; the protein is encoded by the coding sequence GTGTTGAAGTGGCGAGGACTCGACGACATCCCGGCGGACTGGGGCCGGTGCGTGGTCACGATCGGCGTGTTCGACGGAGTGCACCGTGGGCACCGCGATCTGATCGGCGCGGCCGTGGAGGCGGCGCGGCGGCGCGGCATCCGTTCGGTGCTGATGACCTTCGACCCGCACCCGTCGGAGGTGATCCGGCCGGGGAGCCACCCGGCACAGCTGAGCACCCTCGCCCGGCGGGCGGAACTGGCGGGCGAGCTCGGCATAGACGTGTTCTTCGTGCTGCCCTTCGGGCAGGAGCTCTCGAAGCTGTCTCCGGAACGTTTCGTCCACGAGCTGCTGGTGGAGCGCCTGCACGTCACAGAGGTCGTGGTGGGCGACAACTTCGGGTTCGGCCACAAAGCGGCGGGCGACGTCGCGGTGCTCACCGAGCTCGGCGAGCGCTTCGGCTTCACCGTCCGCGGCGTGCCGCTGCTCTCGGAGGACGAGGTCACGGTGTCGTCGACGTACGTGCGTTCCTGCGTGGCGGCGGGGGACGTCGAGGCCGCGCGCGCGGCACTGGGGCGTCCGCACAGGGTCGAGGGCGTCGTGGTGCGCGGGCAGCGGCGCGGACGCGACCTCGGCTACCCGACGGCGAACGTCGACAGTGCACCGTTCACGGCGATCCCCGCCGACGGGGTGTACGCCGCCTGGTTCACGCGGTACGGGTACGACACCGGCGACGACGCGCTGGCGGCCGGCGTGCCGTACCCGGCCGCGGTGTCGGTGGGCACCAATCCCACATTTTCGGGGCAGGTGCGGACGGTCGAGGCCTTCGTGCTGGACAAAGACGTGGACCTCTACGGCCAGCATGTCGCCGTCGACTTCGTCGCGCGGATCCGCCCGATGGAGCCCTTCGACTCGGTGGAGGCGCTCATCGAGGCCATGGGCGGCGACGTGGAGCGCGCGCGCGACGCGCTCGCAGACGACGGCGCGGCACGCTGA
- a CDS encoding metal-dependent transcriptional regulator codes for MTDDASAPTPAVPPVKPGVGDPAAQAAPAVRNPAAALTPVAQDYLKVIWTATEWDDEPMSTKLLAERLGSAASTVSETVRRLADQHLVDHVRYGAITLTADGRAAALAMVRRHRLIETFLVRELDYSWAEVHDEAEVLEHAVSDVLVSRIDAKLGHPERDPHGDPIPRADGTLPRIPGLRLADLAGGAAGSITRISDEHPDMLRYFDGLGIAPGVVLQVLEHRDFAGTISVRVHGPGDAQEVRTVELGRPAADAIWLVQLPEAPQAPR; via the coding sequence ATGACCGACGACGCCAGTGCACCCACCCCCGCAGTCCCGCCCGTCAAGCCGGGCGTCGGGGACCCCGCGGCGCAGGCCGCGCCCGCAGTGCGCAACCCGGCCGCGGCGCTGACGCCGGTGGCGCAGGACTACCTGAAGGTCATCTGGACGGCCACCGAATGGGACGACGAGCCGATGTCCACGAAGCTGCTCGCCGAGCGGCTCGGGTCCGCGGCGTCGACGGTGTCGGAGACCGTGCGCAGGCTCGCCGACCAGCACTTGGTGGACCACGTGCGCTACGGCGCGATCACCCTCACCGCCGACGGCCGCGCCGCCGCGCTGGCGATGGTGCGCCGCCACCGGCTGATCGAGACCTTCCTGGTACGCGAGCTCGACTACAGCTGGGCGGAGGTGCACGACGAGGCCGAGGTGCTCGAGCACGCGGTGTCGGATGTGCTGGTCTCGCGCATCGACGCCAAGCTGGGGCATCCCGAGCGCGACCCGCACGGCGACCCCATCCCACGAGCGGACGGCACGTTGCCCCGGATCCCCGGCCTGCGCCTGGCGGACCTGGCCGGCGGCGCGGCGGGGTCGATCACCCGCATCTCGGACGAGCATCCCGACATGCTCCGCTACTTCGACGGACTCGGAATCGCGCCCGGCGTGGTGCTGCAGGTGCTCGAGCACCGGGATTTCGCCGGCACCATCTCCGTGCGCGTGCACGGCCCGGGCGACGCGCAGGAGGTCCGCACCGTCGAGCTGGGCCGCCCCGCTGCCGACGCGATCTGGCTGGTCCAGCTACCGGAGGCCCCGCAGGCCCCCCGGTAG
- the truB gene encoding tRNA pseudouridine(55) synthase TruB: MSKRGKSQASLADAGLVIVDKPEGATSHDVVARCRKAFSTRRVGHAGTLDPMATGVLVIGIERATKLLGLLALTTKAYTATIRLGYATSTDDAMGERVGGAPAHGVDRSAGESAVDALRGTIQQVPSSVSAIKIGGRRAHALIRDGEDVSIPARQVTVQRFEIVAERRIGDVLDLDVEVECSSGTYVRALARDLGAALGVGGHLTALRRTRVGPFRVEDARPLADVQAAPSVGLGMDAAVRTAFPLRDISADEAESISQGRWLEPVGMKGTYGVADPDGRVIALVKESGRRAASVLVVRPATLR, translated from the coding sequence AAGCGTGGGAAATCTCAGGCGAGCCTGGCCGATGCCGGGCTGGTCATCGTCGACAAACCCGAGGGGGCGACGAGCCACGACGTGGTGGCGCGGTGCCGTAAAGCGTTCAGCACGCGCCGGGTGGGCCATGCGGGAACGCTGGACCCGATGGCCACCGGCGTGCTGGTGATCGGGATCGAGCGGGCCACCAAGCTGCTCGGCCTGCTGGCGCTCACCACCAAGGCCTACACCGCCACCATCCGGCTCGGTTACGCGACGAGCACGGACGACGCGATGGGCGAACGGGTGGGCGGGGCGCCGGCGCACGGCGTGGACCGTTCCGCGGGCGAGTCCGCGGTGGACGCGTTACGGGGGACCATCCAGCAGGTCCCGTCGAGCGTGTCCGCCATCAAGATCGGCGGGCGGCGGGCGCACGCGCTGATCCGCGACGGCGAGGACGTCTCCATCCCCGCCCGGCAGGTGACGGTGCAGCGCTTCGAGATCGTCGCGGAGCGACGCATCGGCGACGTGCTGGACCTCGACGTGGAGGTGGAGTGCTCGTCCGGAACCTATGTGCGCGCCCTTGCCCGCGACCTCGGCGCCGCGCTGGGCGTGGGCGGCCATCTGACCGCCCTGCGGCGCACGCGGGTCGGGCCGTTTCGGGTCGAGGACGCGCGCCCGCTCGCCGATGTCCAGGCCGCTCCGTCCGTGGGGCTCGGCATGGACGCCGCGGTCCGCACGGCATTCCCCCTGCGGGACATCTCCGCGGACGAGGCCGAGTCGATCAGCCAGGGCCGGTGGCTCGAGCCGGTCGGAATGAAGGGCACGTACGGGGTGGCCGACCCGGACGGGCGCGTGATCGCGCTGGTCAAGGAAAGCGGGCGGCGGGCCGCGTCCGTGCTGGTGGTGCGCCCGGCGACGCTGCGGTGA